One genomic segment of Chitinophaga sancti includes these proteins:
- a CDS encoding glycogen synthase, which produces MEILHVSAECYPVAKVGGLADVVGALPKYQHQLGCVAKVVMPAYKSRFFEQNEFELVHQGGTWVGFNWYHVNVFREKNNVLGFDLYLLDIPGLLDKEGVYGHWNDLERFLAFQIAVLDWLNEWQHHPDVVHCHDHHTGFIPFLMTHAYKYERLRNIASVLTIHNAQYQGQFGWDQLYRLPGFDLWKAGLVGWEGAVNPLAAAIKCAWRVTTVSPGYLEEMYNGANGLESLLRSERRKCKGILNGIDNKVWDPATDPMLPIHYDDTSFVNGKREIKRQLCEEFGFDPELPLFSFIGRLVGEKGADLLPDIIGRSLYEQQNQLNFLVLGSGDPHTEWRLHQTKNTTGSNFNVQYGYNEGLSHRIYAGSDFLLMPSRVEPCGLNQLYALRYGTMPIVRSTGGLKDTVKDFGDQGGFGIRFIQAEVWDACQAVSRAVELYRDAQALQEIQEYIMQIDHSWDSAAAEYVKLYESIVIRP; this is translated from the coding sequence ATGGAAATTTTACACGTTAGCGCGGAATGTTATCCGGTAGCGAAAGTTGGAGGATTAGCCGATGTAGTAGGTGCACTGCCAAAGTATCAACACCAGTTAGGGTGTGTAGCCAAGGTAGTGATGCCCGCTTATAAATCCCGCTTTTTTGAACAAAACGAATTTGAGCTCGTGCACCAGGGAGGAACCTGGGTAGGGTTCAACTGGTACCATGTCAATGTATTCCGCGAAAAGAACAACGTACTGGGCTTTGACCTGTACCTGTTGGATATTCCCGGACTACTGGACAAGGAGGGCGTGTATGGTCACTGGAATGATCTGGAACGTTTTCTGGCATTTCAGATCGCTGTGCTGGACTGGCTGAATGAATGGCAGCATCATCCGGACGTCGTGCATTGTCACGATCATCATACAGGGTTTATTCCTTTTTTGATGACACATGCTTACAAGTACGAAAGGCTGCGCAATATAGCCTCCGTACTCACCATCCACAATGCACAGTACCAGGGCCAGTTTGGCTGGGATCAGCTATACCGGTTACCGGGTTTTGACCTCTGGAAGGCAGGCCTGGTAGGATGGGAGGGCGCTGTGAACCCACTGGCGGCAGCCATCAAATGTGCATGGAGAGTTACCACCGTTTCACCCGGGTACCTCGAAGAAATGTATAACGGCGCGAATGGACTGGAAAGTTTGCTGCGAAGCGAGCGTCGCAAGTGCAAGGGTATCCTGAATGGGATTGACAACAAAGTATGGGATCCTGCCACAGATCCGATGTTACCTATCCACTATGATGATACTTCCTTTGTAAACGGGAAAAGAGAAATAAAGCGCCAATTGTGTGAGGAGTTTGGATTTGACCCCGAATTACCATTATTCTCCTTCATTGGCCGCCTGGTAGGCGAAAAAGGCGCCGACCTGTTACCAGATATTATTGGTCGTTCACTATATGAGCAACAGAATCAGCTCAACTTCCTTGTATTGGGTAGTGGAGATCCGCATACAGAGTGGCGTCTGCACCAGACAAAAAATACGACTGGTTCAAACTTTAATGTACAATATGGTTATAACGAGGGCTTATCGCATAGGATCTATGCCGGTAGTGATTTCCTGTTAATGCCAAGCAGGGTAGAACCTTGTGGCCTGAACCAGTTGTATGCACTGCGTTATGGCACAATGCCGATAGTACGTAGCACAGGTGGCCTTAAAGATACCGTGAAGGATTTTGGAGACCAGGGTGGTTTCGGTATCCGCTTTATACAGGCAGAAGTCTGGGATGCGTGCCAGGCCGTGAGCCGCGCTGTGGAGCTGTACCGTGATGCACAGGCATTGCAGGAAATCCAGGAATATATTATGCAGATCGATCACTCCTGGGACAGCGCCGCTGCAGAATATGTAAAATTATACGAATCAATAGTAATCAGACCTTAA
- a CDS encoding DUF72 domain-containing protein, which translates to MQFGRVNDSLLSNIDFTLPDPADNQLVLPGKPAANVGMYIGCPRWGMKEWVGHLYPKGTKEANYIEQYPHHFNCIEFNATHYKIYDAYTIGKWKERVNRTDFKFCPKVPQSISHYSNLVNAQDQTTAFLEGILALEENLGPIFLQLGENYSPTRRDNLYKYLQSLPTDLQWYLELRHPDWFNNPATTKELFDTLRGLKIGAVITDTAGRRDCVHMHLPTPGSMVRFVGNSLHPTDYKRMDDWVHRIDQWMKNGLRELYFFMHMGDELSYIDATVYFIDKLKEVCGISIPKPVFQPKQQSLF; encoded by the coding sequence ATGCAATTTGGTCGCGTTAATGATTCATTATTAAGCAATATAGATTTTACTCTTCCTGATCCTGCTGACAACCAACTGGTATTACCCGGTAAGCCGGCGGCAAATGTCGGGATGTATATCGGCTGCCCCCGATGGGGAATGAAGGAATGGGTTGGCCACCTTTACCCCAAAGGCACCAAAGAAGCCAATTATATTGAGCAATATCCCCATCATTTCAATTGTATTGAGTTCAATGCTACCCATTATAAGATCTATGATGCTTATACGATCGGCAAATGGAAGGAACGGGTAAACAGAACGGATTTTAAATTTTGTCCTAAAGTGCCGCAGTCCATCAGTCACTATAGTAATCTTGTAAATGCGCAGGACCAAACGACCGCCTTCCTTGAAGGTATCCTTGCACTGGAAGAAAACCTGGGACCTATCTTTTTGCAATTGGGAGAGAACTATAGTCCGACACGGAGAGACAACCTATATAAATATCTGCAAAGTCTGCCGACGGATCTGCAATGGTATTTAGAGCTCAGGCATCCGGATTGGTTTAATAACCCTGCGACCACCAAAGAGCTCTTTGATACATTAAGAGGACTAAAAATAGGTGCGGTGATCACTGATACAGCTGGTAGAAGGGATTGTGTACATATGCACTTACCCACCCCGGGGTCTATGGTCCGCTTCGTGGGGAATAGTTTACACCCGACGGATTATAAAAGGATGGATGACTGGGTGCACAGGATCGATCAATGGATGAAGAATGGATTAAGGGAATTGTATTTCTTTATGCATATGGGGGATGAACTGAGTTATATTGATGCGACTGTTTATTTCATAGATAAATTAAAAGAAGTGTGCGGAATCAGTATACCGAAACCTGTATTCCAACCTAAACAACAATCGTTATTTTAA
- a CDS encoding efflux RND transporter periplasmic adaptor subunit produces the protein MVLLDRRAIHISGLCCLLLLSVACHEKKNKDDAKSQGNQPTIVDVIIADTRSVSNNIEANGTIVPNEYAELHPEISGRITFLNVPEGAIVEKGTLIARINDADLQAQLEKSKVLLDLYEKTEQRDRKLLDINGINQADYDLALNNVNGTKADMAYTQAQIDKAAVRAPFTGTIGLRQVSIGAYATPATLIATIQSPDKMRVDFTLPENYAHNLKKGGVVEVVSDANNGTRKQATIIATEPQVSQTSRNVKVRALLSDGKGRPGAFVKVYLNAGADTKAIMVPTNALIPNDKNNQVVLVKDGKARLTTVQTGVREANNVEVTSGIAVGDTVVVTGVLFARPDAPVKVRQVKTLEKLVAAQQ, from the coding sequence ATGGTCTTGCTGGATCGAAGGGCAATACATATATCAGGTCTCTGTTGTCTGCTGTTATTATCAGTCGCCTGCCATGAAAAAAAGAACAAGGACGATGCTAAATCTCAGGGAAACCAACCTACCATTGTAGATGTCATTATCGCTGACACCCGTAGTGTAAGCAATAACATCGAGGCAAACGGTACGATCGTTCCCAACGAATACGCCGAACTCCATCCCGAAATCAGTGGCAGGATTACTTTCCTCAACGTTCCCGAAGGCGCCATCGTCGAAAAAGGCACCCTCATTGCCCGTATCAACGATGCTGACCTACAGGCACAACTGGAAAAATCCAAAGTTCTCCTGGATCTCTACGAAAAAACAGAACAACGCGACCGCAAACTCCTGGACATTAACGGTATTAACCAGGCCGACTACGACCTGGCATTGAACAATGTGAACGGCACCAAAGCCGATATGGCATACACCCAGGCCCAGATAGACAAAGCCGCTGTCCGTGCCCCCTTTACCGGTACTATCGGCCTACGTCAGGTCAGCATCGGGGCATACGCCACACCAGCGACCCTGATCGCCACGATCCAGTCGCCCGACAAAATGCGGGTCGACTTCACCTTACCTGAAAACTACGCCCACAACCTCAAAAAAGGTGGTGTGGTTGAAGTAGTAAGCGATGCGAACAATGGCACCCGCAAGCAAGCCACTATTATCGCTACCGAACCACAGGTGAGTCAGACGAGCCGCAACGTAAAAGTGCGCGCCCTGCTCTCCGACGGCAAAGGCCGCCCCGGCGCATTTGTAAAAGTTTACTTAAATGCCGGTGCGGATACCAAAGCCATCATGGTCCCTACCAATGCACTCATTCCAAATGATAAAAATAACCAGGTCGTACTCGTCAAAGACGGCAAGGCCCGCCTCACCACCGTGCAAACCGGCGTGCGGGAAGCCAATAATGTGGAAGTCACCAGCGGCATCGCTGTAGGTGATACCGTCGTGGTGACAGGCGTGCTCTTCGCCCGCCCCGATGCGCCTGTGAAAGTCAGACAAGTGAAGACACTGGAAAAACTCGTGGCTGCACAGCAATAA
- a CDS encoding glucose-1-phosphate adenylyltransferase, with protein MSNAVISLILGGGSGTRLYPLTRRRSKPAVPVAGKYRLVDIPISNCLNADMNRIFVLTQFNSASLNKHIKNTYHFSHFSKAFVDILAAEQTPDNPTWYQGTADAVRQCLHHIENYEYDYVLILSGDQLYQMDFREMLQHHIESQAEVTIGTIPVTAKDASDFGILKTDEKGTITSFTEKPKQDVLAPWASPVSDEMHAAGREYLASMGIYIFSRSTLNELLKGQEAATDFGKEIIPYAINADLKVMSYQYTGYWTDIGNISSFWEANLSLTDEIPQFNLFDEGKTIYSRARMLPPAKMSGTFNKTIIADGTIISDSTLERCVVGIRARIGRGSVITNSYIMGSDFYQTLEDLARAKAKGHPPMGIGDNCVINNAIIDKNVSIGNNVKINVGETLPDGEHEQYTVKDGIVVIKNGMVLPDGFVI; from the coding sequence ATGTCTAACGCAGTTATCTCCCTTATCTTAGGAGGCGGTTCCGGTACCCGTCTATACCCGCTCACCCGCAGGCGCTCGAAACCCGCTGTGCCCGTAGCCGGTAAATATAGGTTGGTGGATATTCCCATCTCCAATTGTTTGAATGCGGACATGAACCGCATCTTTGTGCTCACCCAGTTTAACTCCGCGTCACTGAATAAGCATATTAAGAATACATACCACTTTAGCCACTTCAGTAAGGCGTTCGTAGATATCCTGGCTGCAGAACAAACTCCCGATAACCCCACCTGGTACCAGGGTACAGCCGATGCGGTGCGTCAGTGCCTCCATCATATCGAGAACTATGAGTATGACTATGTGCTCATACTATCCGGCGACCAGCTGTATCAGATGGATTTCAGGGAGATGCTGCAACATCATATTGAATCACAGGCAGAGGTAACGATCGGTACCATCCCGGTCACTGCTAAAGACGCTTCTGACTTTGGTATATTAAAAACTGATGAAAAAGGAACTATCACCTCCTTTACAGAAAAGCCGAAACAGGATGTACTGGCACCCTGGGCTTCGCCTGTAAGCGATGAGATGCATGCAGCAGGTAGAGAATACCTGGCAAGTATGGGTATCTACATCTTCAGCAGATCCACGCTCAATGAATTGCTGAAAGGACAGGAGGCTGCCACCGATTTTGGTAAAGAGATTATTCCATACGCGATCAACGCAGATCTGAAAGTAATGAGCTATCAATACACCGGTTACTGGACGGATATCGGAAATATCAGCTCATTCTGGGAAGCAAACCTGTCATTGACAGATGAGATCCCTCAGTTCAATTTATTTGATGAAGGCAAGACCATCTATTCCCGTGCGCGTATGCTGCCACCGGCAAAGATGAGCGGTACCTTCAACAAGACCATCATCGCAGACGGTACAATTATTTCAGATAGCACCCTGGAACGTTGTGTTGTGGGTATCCGTGCCCGTATTGGCCGTGGTTCAGTGATCACAAACAGCTACATCATGGGTAGCGATTTCTACCAAACCCTCGAAGACCTGGCCAGGGCCAAGGCCAAAGGCCATCCGCCAATGGGGATTGGAGATAACTGTGTGATCAATAATGCGATAATAGATAAGAATGTAAGCATTGGCAACAATGTAAAGATAAATGTAGGTGAAACATTGCCGGATGGTGAGCATGAGCAGTACACCGTGAAGGATGGAATTGTGGTGATTAAGAATGGAATGGTATTGCCGGATGGTTTTGTGATTTGA
- a CDS encoding ABC transporter permease, with the protein MIWNYCRVAWRNLKQHKTLSAINITGLALGMAFALLIGMWVQYEKSFDLFHLNGERIGVFVKHTLFNDIKGSQYSTPVPIYDIMQHDYPEIKRATRISQSSQMSLVHGTTKYLKNCLFVDPAFLQMFSFPLIEGNVNTALNDVNSIILTKSQANAYFGNASALGQFVKVDNEELQVTGVMADVPSNSTFQFDFLVPFSLMEKKYEFVRNARSNWGINFSWNAVELNPGVSMADFSKKISGLMHLHDPEHNNQFLDIQPLTRMHLHNEFRDWKESGGRMTYVHLFTIIGIFVLLIACINFMNLSTARSEKRAKEVGIRKAIGSGRTQLVGQFLSESIMTALIAFIFAIIFILLIQPFLGQVGISHVQFTYQHVWMALGICITTGLLAGSYPAWYLSGFIPVKVLKGPVHTGRSAVTLRRVLVVFQFAISIALIISTGIVFQQIRHAQSRSLGYNPDNLISVATSDALNKNFSALKQELLNTGKLEAVTRASQPMTANYNKWSDFSWSGKDPKAEIGMDVIMGDYDYDQVTGMQLLQGRSFEAGRPADSNAVVLNETALKTIGYTDPIGKTIQSGSLTLTIIGIVKDLVLYNPYQTAYPLAIIFEKDDANNILLRLKKGVDLSNTLSTIQPVFERYNTDLPFIYSFTDQDFAHKFEMENQVGRIAAAFALLAILISGLGLFGLAMFMAERRTKEIGIRKVLGASLPQLWLLLSKDFIWLVLLAGIIASPFTYFLMHNWLTHFDYRIQISWEIFVGAGILACGIALLTVSYQSIRAAMVNPVKSLQ; encoded by the coding sequence ATGATCTGGAATTATTGCCGTGTTGCCTGGCGCAACCTTAAACAGCACAAGACGCTTTCTGCTATTAATATTACAGGGCTTGCTCTGGGTATGGCATTCGCCCTCCTTATCGGCATGTGGGTACAATATGAAAAGAGTTTTGATCTGTTTCATTTGAATGGAGAGCGAATAGGCGTATTCGTGAAACACACGCTATTCAATGATATAAAAGGATCCCAGTACAGCACGCCCGTTCCTATCTACGATATCATGCAGCATGATTATCCTGAAATAAAGCGTGCCACGAGGATAAGTCAGTCCTCGCAAATGAGCCTGGTACATGGTACCACTAAGTATTTAAAGAATTGCCTCTTTGTTGATCCGGCTTTTCTCCAAATGTTTTCCTTCCCGCTGATTGAAGGCAATGTCAATACCGCCTTGAATGATGTGAACAGTATTATTCTGACAAAATCACAGGCGAATGCCTATTTTGGAAATGCATCTGCATTGGGGCAATTTGTAAAAGTAGACAATGAAGAATTGCAGGTGACCGGTGTGATGGCTGATGTGCCTTCGAATTCAACATTCCAGTTTGATTTTCTCGTACCTTTTTCATTGATGGAAAAGAAGTATGAATTTGTCAGGAATGCGCGGTCCAACTGGGGAATCAACTTTTCATGGAATGCAGTAGAGCTCAATCCTGGTGTAAGTATGGCAGATTTCTCCAAAAAAATAAGTGGGTTAATGCACCTGCATGATCCGGAACATAATAACCAGTTCCTGGACATACAGCCATTGACACGCATGCACCTGCACAATGAATTCAGGGACTGGAAAGAAAGTGGTGGCAGAATGACCTATGTACATCTCTTTACCATCATTGGCATTTTTGTGCTCCTGATTGCGTGTATCAATTTTATGAATCTGAGTACGGCAAGGTCTGAAAAGCGCGCCAAAGAAGTAGGTATCCGTAAAGCAATCGGTTCCGGACGTACACAACTGGTCGGACAGTTCCTCTCAGAATCTATTATGACAGCATTGATTGCATTTATCTTTGCCATCATCTTCATTTTGCTCATACAACCTTTTCTTGGACAGGTAGGTATATCTCATGTACAGTTTACTTATCAGCATGTGTGGATGGCATTAGGTATCTGTATTACCACAGGACTACTCGCCGGTAGTTATCCTGCCTGGTACCTTTCTGGCTTTATTCCCGTGAAGGTATTGAAAGGCCCGGTGCATACAGGCCGTAGCGCAGTCACGCTGCGTCGTGTATTAGTCGTGTTTCAGTTTGCCATTAGTATTGCCCTTATCATTAGTACGGGAATTGTATTCCAGCAGATCAGGCATGCACAGTCACGATCTTTGGGATATAATCCCGATAACCTTATATCAGTGGCCACCAGTGATGCATTAAATAAGAATTTTTCAGCACTGAAGCAGGAACTGTTAAATACCGGGAAACTGGAGGCTGTAACCAGAGCATCACAACCCATGACGGCTAATTATAACAAGTGGAGTGATTTCTCATGGAGTGGCAAAGACCCCAAAGCAGAAATTGGAATGGATGTGATCATGGGCGATTATGATTATGACCAGGTAACGGGTATGCAGCTGCTGCAGGGCCGTTCTTTTGAAGCCGGCCGGCCGGCAGATTCCAATGCCGTAGTATTAAATGAAACCGCACTGAAGACCATCGGGTACACAGATCCTATTGGAAAGACGATACAATCTGGTTCCCTCACACTTACCATCATTGGTATTGTAAAGGATCTTGTATTGTACAATCCCTACCAGACCGCCTATCCGCTGGCAATCATCTTTGAAAAGGATGATGCGAACAATATTTTGCTACGCCTGAAAAAGGGGGTAGACTTATCTAACACCCTCAGCACCATTCAGCCTGTTTTTGAAAGATATAATACGGACCTCCCCTTCATTTATAGCTTTACCGACCAGGATTTCGCACATAAATTCGAAATGGAAAATCAGGTAGGTCGTATAGCAGCCGCCTTTGCCCTGTTGGCCATTTTGATTTCGGGATTGGGACTCTTTGGCCTCGCTATGTTCATGGCAGAACGCAGAACCAAAGAAATCGGTATCAGGAAAGTACTAGGCGCCAGTCTGCCACAACTCTGGCTATTGCTATCCAAAGACTTTATATGGCTGGTATTACTGGCGGGTATAATAGCATCCCCATTTACCTATTTCCTGATGCATAACTGGCTCACACATTTTGATTACAGGATCCAGATCAGCTGGGAGATCTTTGTGGGCGCAGGGATCCTGGCCTGCGGAATTGCACTCCTGACAGTGAGTTATCAGTCTATCAGGGCGGCGATGGTCAACCCGGTAAAAAGTTTGCAATAA
- a CDS encoding efflux RND transporter permease subunit, giving the protein MNISELSLKRPVLATVMNLLIILFGVIGYYFLAVRDYPAIDPPIITVTTSYTGANPDIMESQISEPLEKQINGIPGIRTISSNSSLGSSVITVEFNLGIDLEAAASDVRDKVSQATKSLPLDIDAPPVVTKSDANSDPILILAVQSRTKSLMELSDYVDNVLQQQLQTIDQVSSVNIFGDKSYAMRLWLNEAKMDAYNVAYNDISTALSNENVQLPAGKVYGNNTELTINAIGRLTTEKDFRDLILREDSTGIVRLSDVARVELGPQIEEQGWKYNGVNAVGLAIIPQPGANNIAIADEFKKRMEAIRESNKDDIEFSVLVDNTRNIRQSLAEVKETLIIAFALVVLVIFFFFRNWLIAIRPLIDIPISLIATFFVVYLAGFTINILTLLGIVLATGLVVDDGIVVTENIFRKLEQGMSIRTAALEGSKEIFFAVISTSLTLAVVFMPVIFLQGFVGRLFREFGVVLATAVLISAFVSLTITPVLNVYLNKKDAGHGKFYERTEPFFQGMESGYKRWLEAFMKVRWVAVAIILVCAGMIWLILSSIQSEIAPLEDRSSIRMTVSLPEGTSYSYTQAVSDKIANYLYDSVPERAFVFARTPAGSVINSSQPRIGLVPPEERDRSQAEIANDLNRKLKRFNDARIFTIQEQTIAVGSGSKTSLPIQFILQNQDLDKLKKTIPLFLEEARKDPTFANVDVDLKFTKPTLEVTFDRMKIKDLGLSTNDVISAMQAAFSGGRLAYFIMNGYQYYVIAQLERTERNEPADISHIYVRNASGDKIPLDAVVKIVTSTSPATLYHFNRFKSSTISASLAPGHTIGDGIKAMQAIADRLLDPTFHTALSGSSRDYAESSSNIVFAFLLALVLIYLVLAAQFESFIDPFTIMLTVPLALAGALLSLWIFGQTLNIFSEIGMIMLIGLVTKNGILIVEFTNQKREMGMNKHDAVVEAASQRLRPILMTSLATALGALPLAMSLGAASTSRVPLGIVVVGGIVFSLILTLFVIPAIYTFVSSKHKAHIPDVAE; this is encoded by the coding sequence ATGAATATATCAGAACTATCATTGAAGCGGCCTGTCCTTGCGACAGTGATGAATCTCCTGATTATACTGTTTGGGGTGATTGGCTACTATTTCCTGGCAGTGAGAGACTACCCTGCCATCGATCCTCCTATTATTACAGTAACCACTTCTTATACAGGTGCGAACCCGGATATCATGGAAAGCCAGATCTCCGAACCACTGGAAAAACAGATCAACGGTATTCCCGGTATCCGTACCATCTCTTCCAATAGTTCCCTGGGTAGCAGCGTGATCACGGTGGAGTTCAACCTGGGTATCGACCTCGAAGCCGCTGCCAGTGACGTGCGTGACAAGGTGAGTCAGGCAACTAAAAGTCTGCCGCTGGACATCGATGCACCACCGGTTGTCACCAAGTCCGATGCGAACAGTGACCCGATCCTGATCCTCGCTGTTCAAAGCCGTACCAAGTCGCTCATGGAACTGAGTGACTATGTCGATAACGTACTACAGCAACAATTACAGACCATCGACCAGGTAAGCTCTGTGAACATTTTTGGTGATAAAAGCTATGCCATGCGCCTCTGGCTCAATGAAGCAAAGATGGATGCTTACAATGTGGCCTATAATGATATCAGCACGGCCCTTAGCAATGAAAACGTGCAGTTGCCCGCCGGTAAAGTATATGGTAACAACACTGAACTAACTATTAACGCCATTGGTCGCCTCACCACAGAAAAAGATTTCCGTGACCTCATTCTCCGTGAAGACAGCACAGGCATTGTTCGTCTCAGTGATGTAGCCCGTGTGGAACTGGGTCCGCAGATAGAAGAACAGGGCTGGAAATACAATGGTGTAAATGCAGTAGGGTTGGCAATCATTCCACAACCAGGCGCGAACAACATCGCCATTGCCGATGAGTTCAAAAAACGTATGGAGGCAATCAGGGAATCCAACAAAGACGATATTGAATTCAGTGTGCTGGTAGATAATACCCGCAATATCAGACAGTCACTGGCCGAAGTAAAGGAAACCCTGATCATTGCATTTGCACTCGTGGTATTAGTGATCTTCTTCTTCTTTAGAAACTGGCTGATTGCCATCCGTCCATTAATAGATATTCCCATCTCGCTGATCGCCACCTTCTTTGTGGTGTACCTCGCGGGCTTTACCATTAATATATTAACGCTGTTAGGTATCGTACTGGCTACAGGCCTCGTGGTGGATGATGGTATTGTGGTCACGGAAAATATCTTCCGTAAACTGGAGCAGGGGATGAGCATTCGTACGGCTGCGCTGGAAGGAAGTAAAGAGATATTCTTTGCGGTCATTTCTACATCATTGACATTGGCCGTGGTATTCATGCCGGTGATCTTCCTGCAGGGATTTGTAGGCAGGTTATTCCGTGAATTCGGGGTCGTACTTGCCACAGCGGTTTTGATCTCTGCCTTTGTATCCCTAACGATTACGCCAGTATTAAATGTGTACCTGAATAAGAAAGATGCTGGTCATGGCAAGTTCTATGAAAGAACAGAACCATTTTTCCAGGGGATGGAAAGTGGCTACAAGCGCTGGCTGGAAGCATTTATGAAAGTGCGCTGGGTCGCAGTGGCCATCATTCTGGTGTGTGCAGGTATGATCTGGTTGATCTTAAGTAGTATTCAAAGTGAAATTGCACCTCTTGAAGACAGAAGCAGTATCCGTATGACGGTGAGTTTACCTGAAGGTACGAGCTATAGTTATACCCAGGCTGTGAGTGACAAGATAGCGAATTACCTGTATGACTCAGTACCGGAAAGAGCCTTCGTATTCGCAAGAACACCTGCGGGTTCCGTGATCAATAGTTCTCAGCCACGTATTGGCCTGGTACCGCCGGAAGAGCGTGATCGTAGTCAGGCAGAGATTGCCAATGACCTGAACAGGAAGTTGAAGCGCTTTAATGATGCACGTATCTTCACGATACAGGAACAGACAATTGCGGTGGGTTCCGGTTCCAAGACCAGTTTACCCATACAGTTTATCCTGCAAAATCAGGATTTAGATAAACTTAAAAAGACGATTCCGTTATTCCTTGAAGAAGCTCGTAAAGATCCAACCTTCGCTAACGTAGACGTAGATCTGAAATTTACAAAACCTACATTGGAAGTAACGTTCGATCGTATGAAGATCAAGGATCTCGGCTTATCTACGAATGATGTGATCTCTGCTATGCAGGCTGCTTTCAGTGGTGGCCGTCTGGCGTATTTCATCATGAACGGCTACCAATATTACGTAATTGCACAATTGGAAAGAACGGAGAGAAATGAACCTGCGGATATCAGTCATATCTATGTACGCAATGCAAGTGGAGATAAAATTCCATTGGATGCAGTCGTGAAAATAGTGACCAGTACAAGTCCGGCTACGTTGTATCACTTCAACCGTTTCAAGAGTTCCACCATTTCTGCATCCCTGGCACCGGGTCATACCATTGGTGATGGCATCAAAGCCATGCAGGCGATAGCAGACAGGCTACTGGATCCAACCTTCCATACGGCATTGTCCGGCTCCAGCCGTGACTATGCAGAAAGTTCTTCCAATATCGTATTTGCCTTCCTGCTTGCGTTGGTATTGATCTATCTGGTACTCGCCGCACAGTTTGAAAGCTTTATCGATCCGTTCACCATCATGCTCACGGTGCCGCTGGCATTGGCAGGTGCATTGCTGAGCCTGTGGATCTTTGGCCAGACATTGAATATCTTCTCCGAAATCGGTATGATCATGTTGATTGGACTGGTCACGAAGAATGGTATCCTGATCGTAGAGTTTACAAACCAGAAGCGTGAGATGGGTATGAACAAACATGATGCGGTAGTAGAGGCGGCATCACAACGTCTGCGTCCGATCCTCATGACATCGCTGGCTACGGCATTGGGTGCATTGCCTCTGGCCATGAGCCTGGGAGCGGCATCCACAAGTCGTGTACCATTGGGGATCGTGGTAGTGGGTGGTATTGTGTTCTCACTGATCCTGACCCTGTTCGTGATTCCGGCAATATATACCTTTGTGAGTAGTAAGCACAAGGCACACATACCTGATGTGGCAGAATAA